A genomic segment from Verrucomicrobiaceae bacterium encodes:
- a CDS encoding UvrD-helicase domain-containing protein, translated as MSTALPNEMILASAGSGKTWQLTNRFIALMGQQRMAGVDVTPERIVAVTFTRKAAGEFFDSILVKLAKAAASADFAAGLAGDEKVDPEAKNDPLRPILRSLSSDDYRALLRVFISRMPRLFLGTLDSFFSGILRSFPAEFGLAGDFEILSQHQATVERERVYQQVFQRTLPGLQSRPDGLAAQKNFLEAFRRATFGREEAGIRSVLDQFIENHHEILLHAAREQLWGDPRVIWPQGCPWLHRLDDVEAALVRLFAELETLNMEESQQAFWDEFRAEVPRHVPGSALPRRLHSFLEKVLPAWSELEAGEFTLTVNRKKQKLGKSICAAFLPILRHIVAGELITRLERTRGVWQVLSLYEENWSHQVRRRGRLTFQDMELILAGHEFAADMPRPILTQTADAEARLRIDYRLDARYDHWLLDEFQDTNHVQWKVIENLIDEAVQDSSDERTLFLVGDVKQAIYAWRGGDTRLLDDIRARYNAGSQDRIVTRPLNVSWRSGHDVIDMVNRVFGHNAAFEEVKVPLETRQRWPWRPHSVAGVHDAMPGHAMLLHPAPPEGGKVTEEERFALTVGILEEIQPVARGLSCAILVQDNRTGRALVDHIRAHSPSRIPVLCESEIAIATDNALTLALLSIIKVAAHPGDTMAWEHLRMTPFRVVLERMEMPLGRMVDSVLRQIFEEGFEAVLRRWQRELESTGGVVLDAFSLRRAEELALAARLFDQGGGRDADEFLAYAASYTSREPDTHGAVQIMTIHKSKGLTFDCVILPDVEGDKLTDVRRGIGVKRGPQRQVEWIYDLPPSDIVRADPVLRQYREDLEAEAAYEELCKFYVALTRAKHANYVIAAPRSATSKSENFIKLLGITLGEGGEDCDACQFGGVDAVIAYQSATKATDPRWFEQVARESATPEPQVSQEMPTVSAPGRQRPVRRTPSGSEKAVVTAKQLFSRGGGFARAHGTLVHALLEQIEWLDEMSEADLAARWVAVPCAEPNQRQRAEDEARRSLSVPAMRAALSRPSPQAVCWREKRFEILLKDEWLSGTFDRVVIEPGHATILDFKTDKTDSDEALAARVEGYRPQLETYREVLSRMTGLSTDQIACRLLFTQRGTVVEL; from the coding sequence ATGTCCACCGCACTCCCGAATGAAATGATCCTCGCCTCGGCGGGGTCGGGGAAGACGTGGCAGCTCACGAATCGCTTCATTGCCCTGATGGGGCAGCAGCGCATGGCTGGCGTGGATGTGACGCCGGAGCGGATCGTGGCGGTGACTTTCACGCGAAAGGCCGCTGGCGAGTTCTTTGACTCTATTTTGGTGAAGCTGGCGAAAGCGGCTGCGAGCGCAGATTTCGCCGCTGGGCTTGCTGGGGATGAAAAAGTCGATCCCGAGGCCAAAAATGATCCGTTGAGGCCCATTTTGAGAAGCCTGAGCAGCGATGATTATCGAGCGCTGCTGCGTGTCTTCATCTCGCGGATGCCACGGCTGTTTCTCGGCACGCTGGATAGTTTCTTCAGTGGCATCTTGCGCAGTTTTCCGGCGGAATTCGGCCTAGCGGGTGATTTTGAGATCCTCAGTCAGCATCAGGCCACGGTGGAGCGTGAGCGTGTGTATCAGCAGGTCTTCCAGCGAACCCTGCCGGGGCTGCAATCTCGCCCAGATGGCCTCGCGGCGCAGAAGAATTTCCTGGAGGCCTTTCGCCGCGCGACGTTCGGGCGTGAGGAGGCTGGCATCCGCTCGGTGCTGGATCAGTTTATCGAGAATCATCATGAAATCCTGCTCCACGCGGCCCGTGAGCAGTTGTGGGGCGATCCACGGGTCATCTGGCCGCAGGGCTGTCCCTGGCTGCATAGGCTCGATGACGTGGAGGCGGCTTTGGTGCGGCTTTTTGCTGAATTGGAGACTCTCAACATGGAGGAGAGTCAGCAGGCGTTCTGGGATGAATTCCGCGCAGAAGTGCCGCGCCATGTCCCAGGCTCTGCCTTGCCACGGCGGCTGCATTCCTTTCTGGAGAAGGTTTTGCCAGCCTGGAGCGAGCTGGAGGCCGGAGAGTTCACCCTCACCGTGAATCGCAAAAAGCAGAAGCTGGGCAAATCCATCTGCGCTGCCTTTTTGCCGATCCTGCGGCACATCGTGGCGGGTGAGCTCATCACACGGCTGGAGCGCACACGCGGCGTGTGGCAGGTGCTCAGTCTGTATGAGGAAAACTGGTCGCATCAGGTGCGGCGACGCGGGCGGCTGACTTTTCAGGACATGGAGCTGATCCTCGCGGGGCATGAGTTCGCAGCGGACATGCCGCGGCCCATTCTCACGCAGACTGCGGATGCAGAGGCGCGGCTGCGCATCGACTACCGGCTGGATGCACGGTATGATCATTGGCTGCTGGATGAATTCCAGGACACCAATCATGTGCAGTGGAAGGTGATCGAGAACCTGATCGACGAAGCGGTGCAGGACAGCAGTGATGAGCGCACGCTCTTCCTCGTCGGCGATGTGAAGCAGGCCATCTATGCCTGGCGCGGGGGCGATACGCGGCTGCTGGATGACATCCGTGCCCGCTACAATGCGGGAAGCCAGGATCGCATCGTCACGCGGCCACTGAACGTCTCCTGGCGCAGTGGGCATGACGTGATTGACATGGTGAACCGTGTCTTCGGTCATAATGCGGCCTTTGAGGAAGTGAAGGTTCCACTGGAGACACGCCAGCGCTGGCCATGGCGTCCTCACAGCGTCGCCGGTGTGCATGATGCGATGCCGGGCCATGCCATGCTACTGCATCCAGCGCCGCCAGAAGGCGGCAAAGTGACAGAAGAGGAGCGCTTCGCACTCACGGTGGGCATTTTGGAGGAGATCCAGCCCGTGGCACGCGGTCTGAGCTGCGCCATCCTGGTGCAGGATAATCGCACGGGCCGTGCGCTGGTCGATCACATCCGTGCACACTCGCCTTCACGCATTCCGGTGCTCTGCGAGTCGGAAATCGCCATCGCCACGGACAATGCGCTCACCTTGGCCCTACTGAGCATCATCAAAGTGGCCGCGCATCCCGGTGACACGATGGCCTGGGAGCATCTACGCATGACGCCTTTCCGTGTGGTGCTGGAGCGCATGGAGATGCCACTTGGCCGCATGGTGGATTCTGTGCTGCGGCAGATTTTTGAAGAAGGCTTCGAGGCCGTGCTACGCCGCTGGCAGCGTGAGCTGGAGAGCACGGGTGGCGTGGTGCTGGATGCCTTCAGCCTACGCCGTGCAGAGGAGCTGGCGCTGGCGGCGCGGCTCTTTGATCAGGGCGGTGGGCGTGATGCAGATGAATTCCTAGCCTATGCAGCTAGCTACACCTCGCGTGAGCCAGATACCCATGGAGCGGTGCAGATCATGACCATTCATAAGTCGAAGGGCCTCACCTTTGACTGTGTGATCCTGCCGGATGTGGAGGGGGACAAGCTCACCGATGTGCGGCGCGGCATTGGGGTGAAGCGCGGCCCCCAGCGGCAGGTGGAGTGGATCTATGATCTGCCACCTTCGGACATCGTCCGTGCTGATCCGGTGCTAAGACAATACCGCGAGGATTTGGAGGCCGAAGCTGCCTACGAGGAGCTGTGCAAATTCTACGTCGCCCTCACGCGTGCGAAGCATGCCAACTATGTCATCGCCGCTCCACGCTCTGCGACATCGAAGTCGGAAAATTTCATCAAACTCCTGGGCATCACGCTGGGTGAGGGCGGTGAAGACTGCGATGCATGCCAGTTCGGCGGAGTGGATGCCGTGATCGCGTATCAATCCGCCACGAAGGCCACTGATCCACGCTGGTTCGAGCAAGTAGCGCGTGAGTCGGCAACTCCAGAGCCCCAGGTGTCTCAAGAGATGCCCACCGTGTCTGCGCCTGGTCGCCAGCGTCCGGTGCGGCGCACGCCGAGCGGGAGCGAGAAGGCCGTCGTCACCGCCAAGCAGCTCTTCTCACGCGGTGGTGGTTTTGCGCGGGCACATGGCACGCTCGTGCATGCGCTGCTGGAGCAGATCGAGTGGCTGGATGAGATGAGTGAGGCCGATCTCGCGGCCCGCTGGGTTGCCGTGCCCTGTGCAGAGCCCAATCAGCGCCAAAGGGCGGAAGACGAGGCCCGGCGCAGCCTCTCCGTGCCTGCCATGCGTGCCGCGCTGAGTCGCCCGAGCCCGCAGGCCGTGTGCTGGCGTGAAAAGCGCTTTGAGATTCTGCTAAAGGATGAGTGGTTGAGCGGGACTTTTGACCGTGTGGTGATCGAGCCAGGCCATGCGACGATCCTGGACTTCAAAACGGATAAAACCGATTCCGATGAAGCCCTCGCCGCACGCGTAGAGGGCTACAGGCCGCAGCTTGAGACGTATCGTGAGGTGCTCAGTCGCATGACCGGCCTGTCCACCGATCAGATCGCTTGCCGCCTGCTTTTTACTCAGCGCGGCACGGTGGTGGAACTCTGA
- the rpe gene encoding ribulose-phosphate 3-epimerase, which translates to MNHDTRLILPSLLAADWSKVGAEVQRAEAAGAQWLHLDVMDGSFVDNISFGPQMVQTVRKGTSMYLDVHLMIHRADHYLERFLKAGADNITIHVEADYDSSVAETLHRIRAAGKHCGIALHPSTSFEAALPFIQDIDLLLIMTVVPGFGGQPFMEKETMPKLAAARDYRAAHGLKYHLEVDGGIYTHTAPIAQQHGANLFVCGTSSFGHADMSTAMRELAASVA; encoded by the coding sequence ATGAATCACGACACACGCCTCATCCTCCCCTCCTTACTCGCCGCAGACTGGTCAAAGGTGGGAGCAGAGGTGCAGCGAGCCGAAGCTGCGGGTGCTCAGTGGCTGCACCTGGATGTCATGGATGGTAGTTTTGTCGATAACATCTCCTTTGGCCCCCAGATGGTGCAGACCGTGCGGAAAGGCACCTCCATGTATCTGGATGTGCATCTCATGATCCATCGTGCGGATCATTATCTGGAGCGCTTCCTCAAAGCTGGCGCGGATAACATCACCATCCACGTCGAGGCCGACTACGACAGCTCCGTGGCAGAGACTCTGCACCGCATCCGTGCCGCTGGGAAGCACTGCGGCATCGCCCTGCACCCCAGCACGTCTTTTGAGGCCGCGCTGCCCTTTATCCAAGACATCGACTTGCTCCTCATCATGACCGTGGTGCCAGGATTCGGCGGTCAGCCCTTCATGGAGAAGGAAACCATGCCAAAGCTCGCCGCAGCACGCGACTACCGCGCTGCACACGGCCTGAAATACCACCTGGAGGTGGATGGCGGCATCTACACTCACACAGCGCCCATCGCGCAGCAGCATGGCGCGAATCTTTTCGTCTGCGGCACATCCTCTTTTGGCCACGCAGACATGAGCACGGCTATGCGTGAGCTCGCAGCCTCCGTGGCCTGA
- a CDS encoding exo-alpha-sialidase: MRLLALFSIFFIRAVFAAESPTLHPQASALHAAHQGPFVTTADGGVLCIDSKNALRSADEGRTWSTSPLFAAGAKFAVSNERALLRTREGVIISAWMNGAERKTPPGWHWGEKSVKWTDFILPTYSCRSTDDGKTWQTPVKLSDPWCGCIHSMIQLKSGRIVLVGQEIIAQWRHATVMWVSDDLGQSWQRGDVLDYGIGEHDHAGSLEGSVVERADGSLYLLLRTESGFLWEATSRDGLKWGGLKQTAIKSVTCCPQMARLSDGRIALLWNASPRHNPSSGSSRAELSLAFSSDEAATWSKPIIVAANYAPAGRVSYPYLYERKPGELWITTMQGGLRMRVETASLSKGEIPVFVPPPQSVPKPGGIFMFGDSTTAARGTVKVYAERVNIMLQSIGSSLSVYNAGKPSDTTAQAVKRLQTDVLAYKPRIVVMQFGINDSAVDVWRKPPASTPRVSLESYTSNYRSMILAAQKSGAKVILMTTNPLRWTSKLIELYGKPPYDPESEGGFEKPHLLAYNDAVRALAKELKVTLVDVYASYPEFTAKKKLTVSEMIPDGMHPGDSGQELVSQLLLPAIRSLLR; the protein is encoded by the coding sequence ATGCGCCTCCTCGCTCTTTTTAGCATCTTCTTCATTCGGGCCGTTTTTGCGGCGGAATCTCCCACATTGCACCCGCAGGCATCTGCCCTGCATGCGGCGCATCAGGGGCCTTTTGTGACCACGGCAGATGGTGGCGTGCTCTGCATCGACTCAAAGAATGCCCTGCGCAGCGCTGATGAAGGGCGCACTTGGTCCACGAGTCCACTTTTCGCCGCTGGGGCCAAATTTGCCGTCAGCAACGAGCGGGCACTCCTGCGCACGCGTGAAGGTGTGATCATCTCTGCCTGGATGAATGGTGCAGAGAGGAAAACACCGCCCGGCTGGCACTGGGGAGAAAAAAGTGTGAAGTGGACAGATTTCATCCTGCCTACCTACAGCTGCCGCAGCACTGATGACGGAAAGACGTGGCAGACGCCAGTGAAGCTGAGTGACCCGTGGTGCGGCTGCATTCACTCAATGATCCAACTGAAGAGCGGACGCATCGTGCTTGTGGGGCAGGAAATCATCGCCCAGTGGCGTCATGCCACGGTGATGTGGGTCTCGGATGATCTCGGCCAAAGCTGGCAACGTGGTGATGTACTCGATTACGGCATCGGAGAGCATGACCACGCGGGCAGCCTCGAGGGTAGCGTGGTGGAGCGAGCCGATGGCTCACTGTATCTGCTGCTGCGCACGGAGTCTGGCTTTCTGTGGGAGGCGACCTCACGCGATGGCCTGAAGTGGGGCGGATTGAAGCAGACGGCGATCAAATCCGTTACTTGTTGCCCACAGATGGCACGCCTCTCCGATGGACGCATCGCACTGCTCTGGAATGCCTCTCCGCGCCACAATCCTAGCAGCGGCTCCAGCCGTGCGGAGCTGTCATTGGCCTTCTCCAGCGATGAGGCGGCTACTTGGAGCAAGCCCATCATCGTCGCGGCGAATTACGCCCCCGCAGGACGTGTGTCCTATCCCTATTTATATGAGAGAAAGCCCGGCGAACTATGGATCACCACCATGCAGGGCGGTCTGCGCATGCGGGTGGAGACAGCGAGCCTCAGCAAAGGCGAAATTCCCGTTTTTGTGCCCCCACCGCAGTCCGTGCCGAAGCCAGGCGGCATTTTCATGTTTGGTGACAGCACCACCGCAGCACGCGGCACTGTGAAAGTCTATGCCGAGCGTGTGAACATCATGCTCCAGAGCATCGGTTCCTCTTTGAGCGTCTATAATGCCGGGAAACCCAGCGATACCACCGCACAGGCCGTGAAGCGCCTGCAAACCGACGTTTTGGCCTACAAGCCCCGCATTGTCGTGATGCAGTTCGGTATCAATGATAGTGCGGTTGATGTGTGGAGAAAACCGCCTGCCTCCACCCCTCGCGTGAGTTTGGAGTCCTACACGTCGAATTACCGCTCGATGATTCTCGCGGCACAGAAGTCCGGGGCCAAAGTCATCCTCATGACGACCAATCCGCTGCGCTGGACCTCCAAGCTGATCGAGCTCTATGGCAAGCCGCCCTACGATCCTGAAAGTGAGGGCGGATTCGAAAAACCGCATCTGCTCGCCTACAACGATGCCGTGCGTGCCCTGGCCAAGGAACTGAAAGTCACGCTTGTCGATGTGTATGCATCTTATCC
- a CDS encoding PD-(D/E)XK nuclease family protein, translating to MARAKKNNVPTDQPDLFHEGQGNAVAGSLTRRFLGWERSLLRAVAEHLAAEWDGHGALDLDGWLIIVPTRNAGRRLREALAMLAAEKNAAVLPPRVVTPDFLTSPERLEDVQTADSMQTRLIWAAELLRLDFAAHRQLFPVDPVERGLKWALKTAGDLLELRETLNEKGLSMADAARLFENTAMEPERWLDLAKIELQCVLATEQYGLLDWQVARRRAAALGKPPAGLRRVVMAGVTDPSALAIEALQRWARSVPVEVLIYAPEATHGGCYDAFGRPVPEVWLTRQIVIPEPESTIHIAGSPVEQADAAADMLRGYDDPGSIAALGVADAVVTAPLEKALEARGINAFDPAGRSMSTHGIFYLLRLLARITDTRSFRSVAELLRCPDITETIRHHLKNAEDENPSLSRLLDDFDTLAAEALPDTLDDALELAPRVFSGPRREGSAVPSALAWIDSRLQKLAGGDFGAALAEFLGEIFERRSFRTDRPQDAVFVEIAKQITSVLDTLEGSVVEKIPGGLDVASKLELLLLALEGQSYYPDRRARDIDLQGWLELLWEDAPHLIITGMNDGKAPESILGHAFLPDSARRALGLRHNDTRFARDAALLDTLIGSRKERGGRVDLLFGRTGAEDEPLRPSRLLFQCSDAELASRVLHFFKKPPSRADIVPWRLAWQLQPQPLSDAASVFHKLSVTSFRSYLTCPFRFYLSHGLRMQEVGTAGGEMESMDFGNLLHAVLEAFAKEPAARDSEDAEVIRAAFHALLDRHLHGKYGARLTVPVMIQREAARQRLGWWADEEAAQRRDGWRILAAETPISTDEEPWLLAGMRINGTVDRIERHPQRGVRLIDFKSYSPYDAVKRTRRTVEEYHIAKLKRSDEPALLPPWQLTTTSEGDAARWTDLQLPLYRLAMQRRYAGERLTAAYVTLGRTRADLGLDEWPALEGEMLQSAQACAEGIIAAIRARTFWPPAEKMPFSDDFEALFLGDVLAAVDASALTSVPK from the coding sequence ATGGCACGCGCAAAGAAGAACAATGTCCCCACGGATCAGCCCGACCTCTTTCATGAAGGGCAGGGGAATGCTGTGGCAGGGTCGCTGACACGGCGCTTCCTCGGCTGGGAGCGCTCGCTGCTGCGGGCAGTGGCGGAGCATCTCGCCGCAGAGTGGGATGGCCATGGGGCACTCGATTTGGATGGTTGGCTCATCATTGTCCCCACGCGGAATGCAGGCCGGAGACTGCGTGAGGCACTAGCCATGCTGGCGGCAGAAAAAAATGCCGCAGTGCTGCCGCCGCGAGTCGTGACGCCGGATTTCCTCACCTCGCCAGAGCGGCTGGAGGATGTGCAGACGGCTGATAGCATGCAGACCAGGCTCATCTGGGCTGCGGAGCTGCTGCGGCTGGATTTTGCGGCGCATCGCCAGCTCTTCCCGGTCGATCCGGTAGAGCGTGGCCTGAAATGGGCACTGAAAACGGCGGGCGACCTGCTGGAGCTGCGTGAGACGCTCAATGAAAAAGGCCTCTCCATGGCGGATGCTGCACGCCTCTTTGAAAACACCGCCATGGAGCCGGAGCGCTGGCTCGATCTGGCCAAAATCGAGCTCCAATGCGTGCTCGCGACTGAGCAATACGGTCTGCTAGACTGGCAAGTGGCACGCCGACGTGCTGCGGCGCTGGGAAAGCCGCCTGCGGGGCTGCGCCGTGTGGTGATGGCCGGCGTGACAGATCCCTCTGCCCTAGCGATCGAGGCGCTGCAGCGCTGGGCACGCTCCGTGCCGGTGGAGGTGCTGATCTATGCGCCAGAGGCCACGCATGGCGGATGCTATGATGCCTTTGGCAGGCCGGTGCCAGAAGTATGGCTGACACGACAAATCGTGATCCCAGAGCCCGAGTCCACTATTCACATCGCGGGCTCGCCCGTGGAGCAGGCAGATGCCGCCGCAGACATGTTACGCGGATATGATGATCCAGGCAGCATCGCCGCACTGGGTGTGGCGGATGCTGTCGTCACAGCTCCGCTGGAAAAGGCGCTGGAGGCCCGTGGCATCAACGCCTTTGATCCAGCGGGCCGTAGCATGAGCACGCATGGCATTTTTTATCTGCTGCGGCTGCTCGCACGGATCACGGACACTCGCTCCTTCCGCTCCGTGGCAGAGCTTTTGCGCTGTCCAGACATCACGGAGACGATCCGGCATCATCTCAAGAATGCAGAAGACGAAAACCCCTCGCTCTCTCGCCTTCTCGATGACTTCGACACGCTCGCAGCGGAGGCGCTGCCGGACACGCTCGATGATGCGCTGGAGCTCGCTCCGCGAGTCTTCTCTGGTCCACGCCGTGAGGGTAGCGCGGTGCCTTCGGCATTGGCGTGGATCGACTCGCGGCTGCAAAAGCTCGCTGGTGGCGATTTCGGTGCCGCATTGGCTGAATTTTTGGGTGAAATCTTCGAGCGACGCAGCTTCCGCACGGATCGGCCACAGGATGCTGTATTCGTCGAGATCGCCAAGCAGATCACCAGCGTGCTCGATACACTCGAAGGCTCTGTGGTGGAAAAAATCCCCGGTGGGCTCGATGTCGCGAGCAAGCTGGAGCTGCTCCTCCTCGCTCTGGAAGGTCAGTCCTACTATCCAGATCGTCGTGCACGAGACATCGACCTCCAAGGCTGGCTAGAGCTGCTCTGGGAGGATGCGCCGCATCTCATCATCACTGGCATGAATGATGGCAAGGCCCCCGAGTCCATACTTGGCCACGCCTTCCTACCAGACTCCGCTCGGCGTGCGCTGGGCCTACGGCACAATGACACGCGTTTCGCCCGTGATGCGGCGCTGCTCGATACACTCATCGGCAGTCGCAAAGAGCGTGGTGGGCGTGTGGATCTGCTCTTTGGTCGCACCGGTGCTGAGGACGAGCCACTGCGCCCATCTCGCCTGCTTTTCCAATGCTCCGATGCGGAGCTGGCTAGCCGCGTGCTGCATTTTTTCAAAAAGCCGCCTTCTCGTGCCGACATCGTGCCGTGGCGGCTCGCGTGGCAGCTCCAGCCGCAGCCTTTATCGGATGCGGCGTCGGTGTTTCACAAACTCAGCGTCACCAGCTTCCGCTCGTATCTCACTTGTCCATTTCGGTTCTATCTCTCGCATGGGCTGCGCATGCAGGAAGTCGGTACAGCAGGTGGCGAAATGGAGTCGATGGACTTTGGCAATCTGCTGCACGCCGTGCTGGAGGCCTTTGCCAAAGAGCCTGCTGCACGCGATTCGGAGGATGCAGAGGTCATTCGTGCAGCCTTTCATGCGCTGCTAGATCGGCATCTGCATGGCAAATACGGCGCACGCCTTACCGTGCCGGTGATGATCCAGCGTGAGGCCGCTCGGCAACGACTCGGTTGGTGGGCGGATGAAGAGGCCGCACAGCGTCGTGATGGATGGCGCATCCTAGCAGCGGAGACACCGATCAGCACCGATGAAGAGCCCTGGTTGCTCGCGGGCATGCGGATCAATGGCACGGTGGACCGCATCGAGCGGCATCCGCAGCGCGGTGTGCGCTTGATCGACTTCAAATCCTACTCGCCCTACGACGCGGTAAAGCGGACACGCCGCACCGTGGAGGAATACCACATCGCCAAACTGAAGCGTAGTGACGAACCAGCCCTCCTGCCGCCATGGCAGCTCACCACCACCTCCGAGGGCGACGCTGCACGCTGGACCGATCTGCAACTGCCGCTTTATCGTCTGGCCATGCAGCGTCGCTATGCTGGTGAGCGCCTCACCGCCGCCTACGTCACACTGGGGCGCACGCGGGCTGATTTAGGTCTCGATGAATGGCCCGCACTGGAGGGCGAGATGCTGCAAAGTGCCCAAGCCTGCGCCGAAGGCATCATCGCCGCCATCCGTGCCCGCACCTTCTGGCCACCAGCAGAAAAAATGCCCTTCAGCGACGACTTTGAGGCACTCTTCCTCGGTGATGTGCTGGCGGCCGTGGATGCCTCCGCGCTCACTTCTGTGCCCAAATGA
- a CDS encoding MFS transporter, giving the protein MAFRTSLRMDSSLRPTRTRHGVILFAVMLGIIHYIDRVCISKARPYIQEDLRLDDTQMGLVFAAFTLAYALFEIPGGWLGDKWGPRRVLLRIVMFWSFFTAATGYAWNQMSMMVCRFLFGAGEAGGFPNIAKMFSVWLPKREHDMAQGITWLAARWGGAFTPLLVVWVLSMVSWRMTFVIFAFLGVLWVIFFALWFRDDPAKHPRVNAAELALLEQSRQNLGAGHAAIPWKRLLTSRSVLLLWLYYFCISYVWYFYITWLPKFMEAENGLHMDMKATTSSVLNGLPLFLGGIGCFLGGILARRLSAATGRVSMARRVLGVTGMLAAGLLIVLAAQTKNATWAMLALGMSGFFNDLSMPGAWGACMDIGGKLAGSVSGSMNMIGNFGGALGSVAVPWLMKELGYGWEGVMLVAASTYLISALCWAFIDSDERLQE; this is encoded by the coding sequence ATGGCGTTTAGGACGTCTCTTCGCATGGATAGCTCTCTCCGCCCCACCCGCACCCGTCATGGCGTGATCCTTTTCGCCGTGATGCTCGGCATCATTCATTACATCGACCGCGTGTGCATCTCGAAGGCTCGGCCCTACATCCAGGAGGATCTGCGGCTCGATGACACCCAGATGGGACTCGTCTTTGCCGCCTTCACACTGGCGTATGCGCTTTTCGAGATCCCAGGAGGATGGCTGGGAGATAAATGGGGGCCACGTCGGGTGCTGCTACGCATCGTGATGTTCTGGAGCTTCTTCACCGCCGCCACTGGCTATGCGTGGAATCAGATGTCGATGATGGTGTGCCGGTTCCTCTTTGGCGCTGGGGAGGCGGGAGGCTTCCCGAATATCGCCAAGATGTTCAGCGTCTGGCTGCCAAAGCGTGAGCATGACATGGCGCAGGGCATCACCTGGCTGGCTGCACGATGGGGTGGTGCCTTCACTCCGCTGCTGGTCGTATGGGTGCTGAGCATGGTGAGCTGGCGGATGACCTTTGTGATCTTCGCCTTCCTAGGCGTGTTATGGGTGATTTTTTTCGCCCTCTGGTTCCGCGATGATCCGGCGAAACATCCGCGTGTGAATGCCGCAGAGCTCGCCTTGCTGGAGCAGTCACGGCAGAATCTGGGTGCTGGCCACGCAGCGATTCCTTGGAAGAGGCTACTGACCTCACGATCCGTGCTGCTGCTGTGGCTGTACTATTTCTGCATCAGCTATGTGTGGTACTTTTATATCACTTGGTTACCGAAGTTCATGGAGGCTGAAAACGGTCTTCACATGGACATGAAAGCCACCACCAGCTCCGTGCTCAATGGCCTGCCTCTTTTTCTAGGCGGCATCGGCTGCTTTCTCGGCGGCATACTGGCCCGGCGGCTGAGTGCTGCCACGGGACGTGTCAGCATGGCGAGGCGTGTGCTCGGCGTCACGGGCATGCTGGCGGCAGGATTGCTCATCGTGCTGGCAGCGCAGACGAAAAATGCCACCTGGGCCATGCTGGCACTGGGTATGTCGGGTTTCTTCAATGATCTGTCCATGCCCGGTGCCTGGGGTGCCTGCATGGACATCGGTGGCAAGCTCGCCGGCTCGGTCTCTGGCAGCATGAATATGATCGGGAATTTCGGCGGGGCACTGGGCAGTGTCGCGGTGCCGTGGCTGATGAAGGAATTGGGCTACGGCTGGGAAGGCGTGATGCTGGTCGCTGCCAGCACCTATCTCATCTCCGCGCTCTGCTGGGCCTTCATCGACAGTGATGAGCGATTGCAGGAATGA
- a CDS encoding RluA family pseudouridine synthase encodes MNLDRTVSEPSKLLPHLFTAYPEVQKTKVRQWLKFSGVHVNGQPITRHDHELEKGDRITIQPPKAPARVQQTPLPSGLSIVHEDDDLIVLEKGAGWLTIAKDNGKGRNVYSVLTDYVRSVNPRLKVWIVHRLDRDTSGLIVFAKNEEAKHWLQDHWQDFEKRYLAVVEGSIATQSGTLRSFLDESNPLRVRSAPPSEETREAITHYRVVRQSSGHSLIELTLETGRRHQIRVQLSDARCPVVGDERYGAKKDPPASRLALHAAHLHFQHPRDGREMTFESPLPAEMAKMMSH; translated from the coding sequence ATGAATCTCGACCGCACCGTCAGCGAGCCCTCCAAGCTGCTCCCCCATCTCTTCACCGCCTACCCGGAGGTCCAGAAGACCAAGGTCCGCCAATGGCTGAAATTCAGTGGAGTCCACGTCAATGGACAGCCCATCACCCGTCATGATCACGAGCTGGAGAAAGGTGATCGCATCACCATCCAGCCACCTAAAGCCCCCGCGCGTGTGCAGCAGACGCCACTGCCCTCTGGCCTCAGCATCGTGCATGAGGATGATGACCTGATCGTGCTCGAAAAAGGCGCTGGATGGCTCACCATCGCCAAAGACAATGGCAAAGGCCGCAATGTGTACTCGGTGCTCACAGACTACGTGCGCTCCGTGAACCCACGGCTGAAGGTGTGGATCGTTCACCGCCTCGACCGCGATACGAGCGGCCTAATCGTCTTTGCGAAAAACGAGGAGGCCAAGCACTGGCTCCAGGACCACTGGCAGGACTTTGAAAAACGCTATCTCGCTGTCGTCGAAGGCTCCATCGCGACCCAAAGCGGCACGCTGCGCTCCTTTCTCGATGAATCGAATCCGCTCCGCGTCCGCAGTGCGCCACCTAGCGAGGAAACGCGTGAAGCCATCACTCATTACCGCGTGGTCAGGCAGTCTTCCGGCCACTCGCTCATCGAGCTGACGCTGGAAACCGGGCGCAGGCACCAGATCCGCGTGCAGCTCTCAGACGCCCGCTGCCCCGTCGTCGGGGACGAGCGCTACGGTGCGAAAAAGGACCCTCCCGCCAGCCGACTGGCCCTGCATGCCGCGCACCTGCACTTTCAGCATCCACGCGATGGTCGTGAGATGACCTTTGAGTCACCGCTGCCTGCTGAGATGGCAAAGATGATGAGTCATTAG